The Lysobacter luteus genome contains the following window.
GAGTCGTAGATCTCGTCGGCCATCAGCAGCAGGCCGTGGCGCGCGGCGATCGCGACGATGCGCTCAAGGAGCGCGCGCGGGTAGGTCGCGCCGGTCGGGTTGTTCGGGTTGATGAGCACGATCGCCCGCGTGCGCGGGGTCACCAGTGCCTCGATCTCGTCCGGGTCGGGCAGGAAGCCGTTGTCGGGGTGGCAGCGGTAGTACACCGGCCGGCCGTCGTTGAGGATCGTCGCGGCCGACCACAGCGGGTAGTCGGGCGACGGCAGCAGCACCTCGTCGCCCGGGTTCAGCAGCGCACGCAGCGACAGGTCGATCAGCTCGCTGACGCCGTTGCCGATGAATACCCGTTCGGCGCTGGCATGGGGCGTGCCGCGCTGGTGGTGGAACGTGGCAATGGCCTCGCGCGCGGCCGGCAGGCCCTGCTGGTGGGTGTAGGGGTCGGTGTCGGCGATGCGCCCGGCGATCGCCTGCTGCAGATGCTCGGGTGCACGGAAGCCGAATGCGCCCGGGTTGCCGATATTGAGCTTGATCAGGGTCCGGCCCTGGGCCTCCAGCTCGCGTGCCCGGCGGGCGAGCTCGCCGCGGATTTCGTAACGGACTTCGGACAGGCGGGCGCGGGTGGCGAGGGTCGGCGGCGACATCGGTGCAGGGGCGAATGGGGGAGCCGCCAGCCTAGCGGAAAAGCCCCGGCATCCGGACCCCTCGCGCCGGGCCCTTGTAGGAGCGACGTAAGTCGCGATCCGAATCCCGGGGAAACGATCTACAGGTCGCGACTTACGTCGCTCCTACCTCGGGGGGCAACTATCGGCCGCGTATGAACGGGCGGTGCGCAACGCGCCGCACGGCCACGGCTAGAATCCGCCCCATGACCACGCCGCGCCCGGAAACATGACCCCTGAACTCGCCCTGCAGGCGATCGGCTGGCCGCTCGACGACGACGGCCAGCCCGCGGTCGCCGAATGGCGCGAAGCGCTGTTGCAGCACCCCGATGCCCGCCCGGTCCGGGTGATCGAGCAGCACCGCAGTGGCTATGTCGTCGCCGACGGCCCCGACACCGGGTTCACCGTGGAGTCGCTGCCCGAGTGGCAGCGCCCGCCGAGTTACAAGAAGGGAGGCGTCCCGCCGGAGCAGCGTGCCGCGGTCGGCGACTGGGTGTTGATCGAGCCGGCGACCGGCAAGGACCAGATCGTCGCGTTGCTGCCGCGCCGCAGCGCGATCAAGCGCGGC
Protein-coding sequences here:
- a CDS encoding pyridoxal phosphate-dependent aminotransferase translates to MSPPTLATRARLSEVRYEIRGELARRARELEAQGRTLIKLNIGNPGAFGFRAPEHLQQAIAGRIADTDPYTHQQGLPAAREAIATFHHQRGTPHASAERVFIGNGVSELIDLSLRALLNPGDEVLLPSPDYPLWSAATILNDGRPVYYRCHPDNGFLPDPDEIEALVTPRTRAIVLINPNNPTGATYPRALLERIVAIAARHGLLLMADEIYDSILYDGAGFEPLAPLAGDVPCLSFGGLSKVHRACGWRVGWAVLSGDPIASGEFHHAMDLLGALRLCANVPGQFAIEAALHGEDTIAPLCAPGGRLYEARRAVVESVAASEHLSLVAPAGALYAFPAVCGEAAHGFDDHAFALELMETEGVLVVPGSSFNVPYRNHFRVTLLPQPDELREVFARIERVLARRVESSTGARTAVA